Proteins encoded in a region of the Labeo rohita strain BAU-BD-2019 chromosome 22, IGBB_LRoh.1.0, whole genome shotgun sequence genome:
- the mfsd8l1 gene encoding major facilitator superfamily domain-containing protein 8: protein MDYRRKRRLTFFTIGLIFLLSGIEYAVILPTIWRYLQTLNAAPYFLGLSLSAFSFSGLLAGPLFGHWSDRTLTTKKIILFANVFEIVGNFMYFMGYSKWLLLCSRLVAGIGTGAGSSIFGFLTRNTAPEDRSTVFAAVMACRQAGLLIGPAFNIFLRLCNFQIGPFTVNKYTSPGLFMCLLWFLLQFVVLFMYWDFSPQDQTRQRSGVEQEKVEQEEEEESDEGKPLVGPNELTGSYGTVTSVQSRTSSVANGDVTHVSPPPSPPPEDVNSSPFKNFSVSSEFLREEVIVLLAAQFITLFNQTALETMVTPLTQKFFNFGELENSIMYCVCGVEVIAGFLFVRWLSKRVAERVVLAVGLILCNISCVWCLIFLANPQGGFAWQLAEFIIGVFLQVLGLPFVAVAQVSLFSKITSEKTQGFSQGIRRSVGGLATILGPLWAGGLTSNLYVMLGLMMGLLALLTIMMVVSYERLVEPVTVDSHTGTESED, encoded by the exons ATGGACTACAGGCGCAAGAGGAGACTGACTTTCTTCACTATAGGACTGATCTTCTTACTGAGCGGGATTGAGTACG CTGTGATTTTGCCCACAATATGGAGGTATCTGCAAACGTTAAATGCGGCGCCGTACTTTCTTGGTCTCAGCCTATCAGCATTCAGCTTCAGCGGGCTTCTCGCCGGTCCTTTATTTGGCCACTGGTCAGATCGCACACTCACCACCAAGAAAATCATCCTGTTCGCCAATGTCTTCGAGATTGTTG gtaattttatgtattttatgggATACTCCAAATGGTTATTGCTCTGCAGTCGTCTAGTTGCAG GTATTGGCACTGGTGCTGGATCATCTATCTTCGGCTTCTTGACTAGAAATACAGCTCCTGAGGACCGTTCGACTGTTTTTGCTGCGGTCATGGCCTGCCGTCAAGCTGGGCTTCTCATTG GTCCTGCATTCAATATCTTTCTCAGACTCTGTAACTTCCAGATCGGACCTTTTACAGTAAACAAATACACTTCCCCAGGG ctCTTCATGTGCCTGCTGTGGTTCCTTCTTCAGTTTGTAGTCCTGTTCATGTATTGGGACTTCAGTCCTCAAGATCAAACGCGTCAGAGGAGCGGAGTGGAGCAAGAGAAGGTGGAGcaggaggaagaagaggagaGTGATGAGGGAAAACCTTTGGTTGGGCCCAACGAGCTCACTGGGTCATACGGGACAGTCACTAGTGTCCAGTCCAGAACCTCCTCGGTGGCCAACGGTGATGTGACTCACGTTTCCCCTCCGCCTTCACCTCCACCTGAGGACGTCAACTCCAGTCCGTTCAAGAACTTCAGCGTCAGCAGTG AGTTCCTCAGAGAGGAGGTGATTGTGCTGTTGGCAGCTCAGTTTATCACACTGTTTAATCAGACTGCTCTGgag ACTATGGTGACTCCTCTGACGCAGAAGTTCTTTAACTTCGGCGAGTTGGAGAACAGCATCATGTACTGTGTGTGTGGCGTGGAGGTGATCGCAGGCTTCCTGTTCGTGCGCTGGTTGAGCAAGCGTGTGGCGGAGCGAGTGGTGCTGGCCGTCGGCCTCATCCTCTGCAATATCTCCTGCGTCTGGTGCCTGATCTTCCTGGCCAATCCTCAGG GTGGATTTGCGTGGCAGCTGGCGGAGTTCATCATTGGAGTTTTCCTACAGGTCCTGGGCCTTCCTTTTGTGGCAGTCGCCCAGGTGTCTCTCTTTTCCAAAATTACATCAGAGAAGACACAAG ggtTCAGTCAGGGAATCCGACGCTCCGTTGGAGGACTGGCCACCATTCTCGGCCCTCTCTGGGCGGGCGGTCTGACCTCTAACCTGTACGTGATGCTGGGGCTGATGATGGGTCTGCTCGCCCTACTCACT ATAATGATGGTGGTGTCCTATGAGCGACTGGTGGAGCCTGTAACTGTAGACAGTCACACAGGCACTGAGTCTGAAGACTGA
- the polr2h gene encoding DNA-directed RNA polymerases I, II, and III subunit RPABC3 has product MAGILFEDIFDVKDIDPDGKKFDRVSRLHCESESFKMDLILDVNIQIYPVDLGDKFRLVIASTLYEDGTPDDGEYNPQDDRPSRADQFDYVMYGKVYRIEGDETSTEAATRLSAYVSYGGLLMRLQGDANNLHGFEVDSRVYLLMKKLAF; this is encoded by the exons ATGGCTGGAATTCTGTTTGAGGATATCTTTGATGTGAAGGATATTGATCCAGATGGGAAAAAGTTTGACAGAG TATCTCGTCTTCACTGTGAAAGTGAGTCTTTCAAAATGGACCTGATCCTTGATGTGAACATCCAGATTTATCCTGTTGATCTCG GTGACAAGTTCAGACTGGTGATCGCCAGCACGCTGTATGAGGACGGGACGCCAGATGATGGCGAGTATAACCCTCAGGATGACAGACCGTCCAG GGCTGATCAGTTTGATTATGTCATGTATGGAAAGGTTTATAGGATTGAAGGAGATGAAACCTCAACAGAAGCAGCAACACGACT ATCGGCGTATGTGTCTTATGGAGGTTTGCTAATGCGACTTCAAGGAGATGCTAACAATCTGCATGGGTTTGAAGTGGACTCCAGAGTCTATCTACTGATGAAGAAACTTGCTTTCTAA